A genomic stretch from Methanobrevibacter arboriphilus JCM 13429 = DSM 1125 includes:
- a CDS encoding pseudomurein-binding repeat-containing protein, with protein sequence MKFKMKILLLAVFIISLVSISPISANEINDSDETNDIASDDVKEEVKIVEEEQQIQNDTSNAVSNVSNAEKNVEKSAMTSSVSTAGPIGYQAFLNAATNVKNFVNANGRLPNYVYVHDQNNEYWLSMPDFLSNSVQFICRYIFGGGSFDYHVVEIGHGNPTSPSGVSFNRQITSSEYINYAMNIADFMVTNGRAPNYVSTAYGNMQYQTAVYMFSLVLDFLGTNGRLPNYVTVNVAASDYLNKFLPVYNSTANVLVSNYDTFSSSTNVFADDYDVSNLDIELINLNSVFFNFIKLKTDSLPADSCITLTTQ encoded by the coding sequence ATGAAATTTAAAATGAAAATATTGTTACTTGCAGTATTTATCATTAGTTTAGTCAGTATATCACCAATTTCTGCAAATGAAATAAATGATTCTGATGAAACTAATGATATTGCTAGTGATGATGTAAAAGAGGAAGTTAAAATAGTTGAAGAAGAACAACAAATCCAAAATGATACTTCTAATGCTGTTTCTAATGTGTCTAATGCTGAAAAAAATGTTGAAAAATCAGCTATGACAAGTAGTGTTAGCACTGCAGGTCCTATTGGCTATCAAGCTTTTTTAAATGCTGCTACAAATGTAAAAAATTTTGTTAATGCAAATGGCCGTTTACCTAATTATGTATATGTTCATGATCAAAATAATGAATATTGGTTAAGTATGCCTGATTTTTTATCTAATTCAGTTCAATTCATCTGTCGTTATATTTTTGGAGGGGGTAGTTTTGATTATCATGTTGTTGAAATAGGACATGGAAATCCAACAAGTCCTTCAGGTGTTTCTTTTAATAGACAAATTACAAGTTCTGAATATATTAATTATGCTATGAATATTGCAGATTTTATGGTTACAAATGGTAGAGCTCCTAATTATGTTAGTACTGCTTATGGTAACATGCAATATCAAACTGCAGTTTATATGTTTAGTTTAGTACTTGATTTTTTGGGTACTAATGGTAGATTACCTAACTATGTAACTGTTAATGTTGCAGCTAGTGATTATTTAAATAAGTTTTTACCAGTTTATAACAGTACTGCTAATGTATTGGTTTCTAATTATGATACTTTTAGTAGTTCTACTAATGTATTTGCTGATGATTATGATGTATCTAATTTAGATATTGAGTTGATTAATTTAAATTCGGTATTTTTTAACTTTATAAAATTAAAAACTGATAGTTTACCTGCAGATTCTTGTATTACACTTACTACACAATAG
- a CDS encoding DEAD/DEAH box helicase — protein sequence MIIMENLPKEIKEIIKDCYPYIKEFNPAQKHVIESGYLETKDNYVIAIPTASGKTVLGVMAALKSILNGGKAVYAAPLISIQNEKVKEFKKFENHGIKIGKHPNSSDLSVMVFESFDALTRFSWDVLRDVDTLILDEFHMIGEYSRGPTLECAITRAKIINPNLRIIALSATLQNMEEIEGWLDAKIVEHDYRPVPLNKEVLNTEMFNTSNKNEVVVKIVEKAIEDNSQTLSFVSTRLFTESLANFVSGKIKRKVTSEQKKRFKKVAEAILDVPKKKGSRPTSTCLKLAESAENGAVFHHAGLFNEQKEIIEEEFREGNLLMIAATPSLMYGVNLPSRSVIIRDYTRWTSQGPQAIPVFDYEQMSGRAGRPQYDDVGFSYLIAKSLDEAYDLQERYVHGEVETTNSKLIENKDAIYKQIIAQIASNLSKTPEEIQDFFKMTFYGYQMSNNPSMALFADDSLKFEIESALEFLLKNGIIQATPSGLSATPFGNLIAKSNYSVETAVKLKEYALQVESIDLNQLIYHLASTPDLPLISFKSRKSKEPVREMMAKKGLFAVNIGNPEATTVALIEWIDERNEYEIENAYNVYSASSRRSAYEASLLVKFLKNIFETIGKYNHSKDLDYISARLYYGVKEDLITLVLGVKRLGRKRARALVDTFGEDLRPYSLKQLQNVEGIGPKLAEKIKIFSETYDI from the coding sequence TTGATTATTATGGAAAATCTACCTAAAGAAATTAAAGAAATCATAAAGGATTGTTATCCTTATATTAAAGAATTTAATCCAGCTCAAAAACATGTGATTGAATCAGGATATTTGGAAACTAAGGATAATTATGTGATAGCTATTCCAACTGCAAGTGGAAAAACAGTTCTTGGAGTTATGGCTGCATTAAAATCTATATTAAATGGTGGAAAAGCTGTCTATGCAGCACCATTAATTTCAATACAAAATGAGAAAGTTAAAGAATTTAAAAAGTTTGAAAATCATGGGATTAAAATAGGAAAACATCCAAATTCTTCTGATTTATCTGTAATGGTTTTTGAATCTTTTGATGCATTAACTCGTTTTTCATGGGATGTGCTTCGTGATGTGGATACATTAATTCTCGATGAATTTCATATGATTGGAGAATATTCTAGAGGACCTACCCTTGAATGTGCTATTACAAGAGCTAAAATAATCAATCCAAACCTTAGAATTATTGCTTTATCAGCAACATTACAGAATATGGAAGAAATTGAAGGTTGGTTAGATGCTAAAATAGTCGAACATGATTATCGTCCAGTACCTTTAAATAAGGAAGTTTTAAACACAGAAATGTTTAACACTAGTAATAAGAATGAAGTTGTTGTAAAAATTGTTGAAAAAGCAATTGAAGATAATTCCCAGACTTTAAGCTTTGTTTCAACTAGATTATTTACAGAAAGTTTAGCAAATTTCGTTTCAGGTAAAATAAAAAGGAAAGTCACTTCAGAACAGAAAAAAAGGTTTAAAAAAGTAGCTGAGGCTATTTTAGATGTTCCAAAGAAAAAAGGATCAAGACCAACTTCCACCTGCTTAAAGTTAGCAGAATCTGCAGAAAATGGTGCTGTTTTTCATCATGCTGGTCTTTTCAATGAACAAAAAGAGATTATTGAAGAAGAATTTAGAGAGGGTAATCTTTTAATGATTGCAGCTACTCCTAGTTTAATGTATGGTGTTAATTTGCCTTCAAGATCTGTTATTATTAGAGATTATACTCGTTGGACTTCTCAAGGTCCTCAAGCTATTCCTGTTTTTGATTATGAACAAATGTCTGGAAGAGCTGGAAGACCTCAGTATGATGATGTGGGATTTTCTTACCTTATAGCTAAATCATTAGATGAAGCATATGATTTACAAGAAAGATATGTTCATGGTGAAGTTGAAACTACTAACTCTAAGCTAATTGAAAACAAAGATGCAATTTATAAGCAAATTATAGCTCAAATTGCTTCAAATTTATCTAAAACTCCTGAAGAGATTCAGGATTTTTTTAAGATGACTTTTTATGGTTATCAAATGAGCAATAATCCTTCAATGGCTCTTTTTGCTGATGATTCATTAAAGTTTGAAATTGAATCTGCATTAGAGTTTTTACTTAAGAATGGAATTATACAGGCTACTCCAAGTGGATTAAGTGCAACTCCATTTGGTAATTTGATAGCTAAATCGAATTATTCGGTTGAAACAGCTGTTAAACTAAAAGAATATGCATTGCAGGTTGAAAGTATTGATTTAAATCAGCTTATCTATCATCTTGCATCTACTCCAGATTTACCATTAATTTCATTTAAAAGTAGGAAAAGTAAAGAACCTGTAAGAGAAATGATGGCTAAAAAAGGTTTATTTGCTGTAAATATTGGTAATCCTGAAGCCACAACTGTTGCTTTAATTGAATGGATTGATGAGAGAAATGAGTATGAGATTGAAAATGCTTATAATGTTTACTCTGCGTCTAGTAGAAGATCTGCTTATGAAGCTTCTTTACTTGTTAAATTCCTTAAAAATATTTTCGAAACTATAGGAAAATATAATCATTCTAAGGATTTAGATTATATCTCTGCAAGACTATACTATGGTGTAAAAGAAGATTTAATTACACTTGTTCTTGGTGTTAAACGTCTTGGAAGAAAACGGGCTAGGGCATTGGTAGATACTTTTGGTGAAGATCTTAGACCCTATTCTCTAAAACAACTACAAAATGTAGAAGGTATAGGTCCAAAATTAGCTGAAAAAATAAAAATATTTTCAGAAACTTATGATATTTAA
- the moaC gene encoding cyclic pyranopterin monophosphate synthase MoaC — MSKEEFTHLTEKGVHMVEVGDKNHQRRKAIATGKINLQEKTIAMIENEEIKKGNVLTTAQIAAIQGVKNTSSMIPLCHPLNLTGIEVDFEVKSTEIICTVSVNSLGQTGVEMEAITGVSLGLLTIWDMVKAVEKDSDGQYPDTSITDICVIKKEKI, encoded by the coding sequence ATGTCAAAGGAAGAATTCACACATTTAACAGAAAAAGGAGTTCATATGGTTGAAGTCGGTGATAAAAATCATCAAAGACGGAAAGCAATAGCTACTGGGAAAATAAATCTTCAAGAAAAGACAATAGCTATGATCGAAAATGAAGAGATTAAAAAAGGAAATGTTTTAACAACTGCTCAAATAGCTGCTATACAAGGTGTTAAAAATACTTCTTCTATGATTCCTCTTTGCCATCCTTTAAATCTTACTGGAATAGAAGTGGATTTTGAAGTTAAAAGTACTGAGATCATATGTACCGTAAGTGTAAATTCTCTTGGTCAAACTGGTGTTGAAATGGAAGCTATTACTGGTGTTAGTTTAGGCCTTTTAACTATATGGGATATGGTTAAAGCTGTTGAAAAGGATTCAGATGGTCAATACCCTGATACTTCAATTACAGATATTTGTGTAATTAAAAAAGAAAAAATTTAA
- a CDS encoding glycosyltransferase family 4 protein — protein MKIAMVGQFPPHIGGVGVHINSLSKELLKNGEEVFVITYPHKDIKNEANKDYMDNNGIKVIGTRGINIPGLRSLFYVLFGTINLIHIVRKYNIDIIHGHYLYPAGLIAVLGGIFTKKKVYVTSHGSDMFCLYPQHKFMRPIIRFVLKRADVVLAVSESLKEEILKTNIPNIEKKVRLNWNTVDINEFKIADNDSDHHSENNSNYNFKNELNIPKNKPIILFVGNIIKRKNVATIIDAKKQLKSDCVLVVVGDGPLLNSLKEKVKIENVEDVIFTGARNDVANVIQSSDLLILPSYSESFGLVLIEALACGKPVIGSNVGGIKEIITDDVGLLVEPTDSMGLANSIDLILSDKELREKFQSNARNRAMDFSEVDIPYY, from the coding sequence ATGAAAATAGCTATGGTTGGTCAATTTCCACCTCATATTGGAGGTGTTGGAGTACATATTAATAGTTTATCTAAAGAACTTCTTAAAAATGGAGAAGAAGTATTTGTAATTACTTATCCTCATAAAGATATTAAAAATGAAGCTAATAAAGATTATATGGATAATAATGGAATTAAAGTTATAGGAACTAGAGGAATTAATATTCCTGGTCTTAGAAGCCTGTTTTATGTTCTTTTTGGAACTATAAATCTTATTCATATTGTTCGAAAATATAATATTGATATTATTCATGGACATTATCTTTATCCTGCAGGGTTAATAGCTGTTTTAGGAGGAATATTCACTAAAAAGAAAGTTTATGTAACTTCTCATGGTTCTGATATGTTTTGTTTATATCCTCAGCATAAATTTATGAGACCTATCATTCGATTTGTTTTAAAAAGAGCAGATGTAGTATTGGCAGTTAGTGAATCATTAAAAGAGGAAATTTTAAAAACTAATATTCCAAATATAGAAAAAAAGGTTAGATTAAACTGGAATACTGTTGATATTAATGAGTTTAAAATAGCTGATAATGATTCAGATCATCATTCAGAGAATAATTCAAATTATAATTTTAAAAATGAGCTTAATATTCCTAAAAACAAGCCCATTATTCTTTTTGTAGGTAATATCATTAAAAGAAAGAATGTAGCTACTATAATAGATGCAAAAAAACAGTTAAAATCTGATTGTGTTTTAGTTGTTGTTGGTGATGGTCCTCTTTTAAACAGCTTGAAAGAAAAAGTTAAGATAGAAAATGTTGAAGATGTTATCTTTACTGGTGCTAGAAATGATGTAGCTAATGTAATTCAAAGTTCAGATCTTTTAATTCTTCCTTCTTATTCAGAAAGTTTTGGTTTAGTTTTAATTGAAGCCTTAGCTTGTGGAAAACCTGTTATAGGTAGTAATGTTGGTGGAATAAAGGAAATTATAACTGATGATGTTGGTTTACTTGTTGAACCTACTGATTCTATGGGATTAGCTAATTCAATTGATTTAATTCTGTCTGACAAAGAATTAAGAGAAAAATTTCAATCTAATGCTCGAAATAGGGCAATGGATTTTTCAGAAGTTGATATTCCTTATTATTAA
- the cbiD gene encoding cobalt-precorrin-5B (C(1))-methyltransferase CbiD — MNNYEKENQLDKNDYTYSNVDYGLTTGSIATATSLAAIKKIINSNEEFNIVKIITPFEELDVDIEKCKLISENKAEAIGVKYPYNDPDVTVNLEIISSVELIDKKDISKINISKRDISKRNIYKRDIYKRDIDEKITDTNNLDINEKIENKVIVDGGFGVGTITKPGLQISVGESAINPVPLVMIQKNLAGLVPDGKIAKVIISVPEGEKIAKKTMNPKLGIIGGISILGTTGIARAMSTKAYKDSLLCQLDMIIALIDEGKYRKDEVIFVPGNIGEKLALRDLTLKDNKKVKKDQIVQTGNYIGFMLEEAKKRGINKITLFGHIGKLVKVAGGIFNTKHSIADGRREIIATHSALCGVDTETIKSIFDSKTTEEMIDILKNKKIDKKVLNSISLAIKERCLERADIDINVILVDMAGNQLNSKI, encoded by the coding sequence ATGAATAACTATGAAAAAGAAAATCAATTAGATAAGAATGATTATACTTACTCTAATGTTGATTATGGATTAACTACTGGAAGTATAGCTACAGCTACTTCACTTGCAGCTATTAAAAAGATTATTAATTCTAATGAGGAATTTAATATTGTTAAAATTATAACTCCTTTTGAGGAACTTGATGTTGATATTGAAAAATGTAAATTAATAAGTGAAAATAAGGCAGAAGCAATTGGAGTTAAATATCCTTATAATGATCCAGATGTTACTGTTAATTTAGAAATAATATCTTCGGTTGAATTAATCGATAAAAAAGATATTTCTAAAATAAATATTTCTAAAAGAGATATTTCTAAAAGAAATATTTATAAAAGAGATATTTATAAAAGAGATATTGATGAGAAGATCACGGATACTAATAATTTAGATATTAATGAAAAAATTGAGAATAAGGTGATTGTTGATGGTGGGTTTGGTGTTGGAACTATAACCAAACCAGGTCTTCAAATTTCAGTTGGTGAATCAGCAATAAATCCTGTTCCATTGGTTATGATTCAAAAAAATTTAGCTGGTCTTGTTCCTGATGGAAAAATAGCTAAGGTTATAATTTCTGTTCCAGAAGGTGAAAAAATAGCTAAAAAAACCATGAATCCTAAACTAGGGATTATTGGCGGGATTTCTATTCTTGGAACTACTGGTATAGCTAGGGCAATGTCAACAAAAGCTTATAAAGATTCTCTTCTTTGTCAACTCGATATGATTATAGCTTTAATAGATGAAGGAAAGTATAGAAAAGATGAGGTTATTTTTGTTCCAGGTAATATTGGGGAAAAATTAGCCCTTAGAGATTTAACTCTTAAAGACAATAAAAAGGTTAAGAAAGATCAAATTGTTCAAACAGGGAATTATATTGGTTTTATGCTTGAAGAAGCTAAAAAAAGAGGAATTAATAAAATCACCCTTTTTGGCCATATTGGAAAGCTTGTTAAAGTAGCTGGGGGTATTTTCAATACTAAACATAGTATTGCAGATGGAAGAAGAGAGATAATAGCTACTCATTCAGCTTTGTGTGGTGTAGATACAGAAACCATTAAATCAATTTTCGATTCAAAAACTACCGAAGAAATGATTGATATACTTAAAAATAAAAAGATTGATAAAAAAGTACTAAATAGTATTAGCTTAGCTATTAAAGAAAGATGTTTAGAAAGAGCAGATATAGATATTAATGTGATTTTAGTTGATATGGCAGGAAATCAGTTAAATTCGAAAATATAA
- a CDS encoding MJ0307 family thioredoxin yields the protein MLKVEVFTSPSCPYCPMAEQVVEEAKNEIGDEMEVEVINIMTDRQRAVDYGIMAVPAIAINGVVEFVGAPSKNELMAKLRQ from the coding sequence ATGTTAAAAGTAGAAGTATTCACATCTCCAAGTTGTCCTTATTGTCCAATGGCTGAACAAGTTGTAGAAGAAGCAAAAAATGAAATTGGGGACGAAATGGAAGTAGAGGTTATTAATATAATGACTGATAGACAAAGAGCTGTTGATTATGGAATAATGGCAGTTCCAGCTATAGCTATTAATGGTGTTGTTGAATTTGTAGGGGCACCAAGCAAAAATGAATTAATGGCTAAATTAAGACAATAA
- a CDS encoding DUF308 domain-containing protein produces the protein MENKNVVGIVAIILGLIIMIFPFMSQFVLSIIAGIGILILGIYYIILGSNLWSISKGSSIAHVILGIFGIIVGIILLGNILIFDLLVGLYLYIIGFMLLLSGIIGLFTRNIMMTKASAALMALLGIITIVLGYFALLSPIYVSIILGISLLIDGIAIAMGNFDQVDDLDQLDD, from the coding sequence ATGGAAAATAAAAATGTTGTAGGAATAGTGGCAATTATTCTTGGTCTTATAATTATGATTTTCCCATTTATGAGTCAGTTTGTTTTATCTATTATAGCTGGAATTGGGATTTTAATTTTAGGTATTTATTATATCATTCTTGGATCAAACTTATGGTCAATAAGTAAAGGAAGTTCTATTGCTCATGTAATATTGGGTATTTTTGGTATTATTGTAGGAATAATTCTTTTAGGAAATATATTGATATTTGATCTTTTAGTGGGATTATACTTATATATAATTGGTTTTATGTTATTATTATCTGGTATTATAGGTTTATTCACCAGAAACATAATGATGACAAAAGCATCTGCGGCTTTAATGGCCCTATTAGGTATTATTACTATAGTTCTTGGATATTTCGCATTGTTAAGCCCAATTTATGTATCTATAATTTTAGGTATCAGCTTACTTATTGATGGAATTGCTATTGCTATGGGAAATTTTGATCAAGTAGATGATTTAGATCAACTAGACGATTAA
- a CDS encoding DUF308 domain-containing protein, whose protein sequence is MENKIIIGIIAFILGIIVIVFPLLSVGFLVVASGLSVCILAIYWIIRGIQHWNENKATCILYVLVGLFAFFFGLVLTGNFPLFLYTSSFLLYIIGFLMIIFGIAGIINNKKNMSKISSFLFFVFGIVLLIFANLIFENPLYLALIIGIALIIEGISLILESKDKKIDSEEK, encoded by the coding sequence ATGGAAAATAAAATAATTATAGGAATAATAGCATTTATTCTTGGGATTATAGTAATTGTATTTCCTCTTCTTAGTGTTGGATTTCTTGTAGTTGCTTCTGGTTTATCTGTCTGTATTTTAGCTATTTATTGGATAATTAGAGGTATTCAACATTGGAATGAGAATAAAGCAACCTGTATTTTGTATGTTTTAGTTGGATTGTTTGCATTCTTTTTTGGACTTGTTCTAACAGGTAATTTCCCACTATTTTTATATACTTCTAGCTTCTTATTGTATATAATTGGGTTTTTAATGATAATATTTGGTATAGCTGGAATAATTAATAATAAAAAGAATATGTCAAAAATATCTTCATTTTTGTTCTTTGTATTTGGTATTGTTCTTTTAATTTTTGCTAATTTAATATTTGAAAATCCATTATACTTAGCACTCATTATTGGAATAGCTTTGATAATTGAGGGAATTTCTTTAATTTTAGAATCAAAAGATAAAAAGATTGATTCTGAAGAAAAATAA
- a CDS encoding DUF2098 domain-containing protein, with translation MNIKDARGRTIEIGFYIRYTGTGTIGNVVDLKTDEEGIGWAKMEEPNLWYSEDVIEIVDEDNIKDKDFKDKKFNVDELKERNHDFEEPSLTSGGAEGGG, from the coding sequence ATGAACATTAAAGATGCAAGAGGAAGAACTATCGAAATTGGCTTTTATATTCGTTATACTGGAACTGGGACTATTGGTAATGTTGTAGATTTAAAAACTGATGAAGAAGGCATTGGTTGGGCTAAAATGGAAGAACCAAATCTATGGTATTCTGAAGATGTAATTGAAATTGTTGATGAAGATAATATTAAAGATAAAGATTTCAAAGATAAAAAATTCAATGTTGATGAGCTTAAAGAAAGGAATCATGATTTTGAAGAACCTTCATTAACTTCTGGTGGTGCTGAAGGAGGAGGTTAA
- a CDS encoding PRC-barrel domain-containing protein: MRIKDLLGMQVLDIDAMDIGKVTDVDFNETSGQINKIVVSLKKNIFSHDEVLVHFDNIKSIGDYVLLKINIENK; encoded by the coding sequence ATGAGAATTAAAGACTTATTAGGGATGCAAGTACTCGATATTGATGCAATGGACATTGGAAAAGTTACTGATGTTGATTTTAATGAAACAAGTGGTCAAATAAATAAGATAGTTGTTTCTTTAAAGAAAAACATTTTTTCTCATGATGAAGTTTTAGTCCATTTTGACAACATTAAAAGTATTGGGGATTATGTTTTATTGAAAATAAATATTGAGAATAAATAA
- the deoC gene encoding deoxyribose-phosphate aldolase translates to MMKINSSEELAIKIEHTNLNNLAKKEDIEHLAKKAKEYGFCAVVVSPYFVEYAKNLLKDTEIKVVTVVGFPLGFTAPESKEKEAEIAIKSGADEIDMVVNIQAFKSEDYDTITKEIEMVRKVTDGKILKVIIEAEHLNDEEIIKISEIIRDAGADYIKTSTGMSGQSPKAANIVLMRKIAPNIKIKASGAVKDYKTSIRLISSGADRIGTSSGDLIIEEYKRIYDKQLMDAPKGFMK, encoded by the coding sequence ATGATGAAAATAAATTCTTCTGAAGAGTTAGCTATTAAAATAGAGCATACAAATTTAAATAATCTTGCAAAAAAAGAAGATATAGAACATTTAGCTAAAAAAGCTAAGGAATATGGTTTTTGTGCAGTTGTTGTATCTCCTTATTTTGTTGAATATGCAAAAAATCTTTTAAAAGATACTGAAATTAAAGTAGTAACTGTAGTAGGTTTTCCTTTAGGATTTACAGCCCCTGAATCAAAAGAAAAAGAAGCAGAAATAGCTATAAAATCTGGAGCAGATGAAATAGACATGGTTGTTAATATTCAAGCTTTTAAATCCGAAGATTATGATACAATAACTAAAGAAATTGAAATGGTGAGGAAAGTAACTGATGGTAAAATCCTTAAGGTTATAATAGAAGCTGAACATTTAAATGATGAAGAAATCATTAAAATAAGTGAAATAATCAGAGATGCTGGAGCAGATTATATAAAAACATCAACTGGAATGAGTGGGCAAAGTCCAAAAGCTGCAAACATTGTTTTAATGAGAAAAATTGCTCCAAATATTAAAATTAAAGCTTCTGGAGCAGTAAAAGATTATAAAACTTCAATTAGATTAATTAGTTCAGGAGCTGATAGAATAGGCACATCTTCTGGAGACTTAATCATTGAAGAATATAAAAGAATTTATGATAAACAGCTAATGGATGCCCCAAAAGGTTTCATGAAATAA
- a CDS encoding tRNA uridine(34) 5-carboxymethylaminomethyl modification radical SAM/GNAT enzyme Elp3, with protein MEKACQIIINEIIDGKIVTRRDLEIAKRKACRDYDLPKFMSNTEILECTTDEERELVSNVLRKKPTRTISGVAIVAVMCHPHECPHGRCFYCPESDVAPPSYTGEEPAALRARMFKFDPYDQTYNRLKQLSTVGHPIDKVELIIMGGTFPSRESSYQEWFISQCLKAMNDFGDSSKKNSSKGDKSKVYNFKESNSKEANFKAYNSKKDNSRENIFKKVKTYPPYGYVLLEDVQKANEDAKVRCIGMTFETRPDFCKIEDVNRMLKMGVTRVELGVQTLYDDIYEKMERGHTIKDVINANQILRDSGIKVAMHLMPGLLQTPDEDYEMFKALFENPNFKPDMLKIYPCLVTKGSKLYDLWKKGEYTPYTDEEAVDLIVKIKKILPKWVRTMRIQRDIPAKLIEAGVKKSNLGELVYNKLEEEEVNCNCIRCREIGHKINKSKKDLKLNYNDFKLFKEEYEATGGREIFLSFEDDMEETIAGFLRLRFPSEKAHRKEITKSTAIVRELHVYGNMLEIGSKGKNIGQHTGFGEKLLKKAEEIAIKNSKDKMVIISGIGARNYYCKFGYELEGPYMVKKLI; from the coding sequence ATGGAAAAAGCATGTCAAATTATAATTAACGAAATTATAGATGGAAAAATAGTTACAAGGCGTGATTTAGAAATAGCTAAAAGAAAAGCTTGCAGAGATTATGATCTACCTAAATTCATGAGTAATACTGAAATTTTAGAATGCACAACAGATGAAGAAAGGGAACTAGTATCAAATGTTCTTAGAAAGAAGCCTACAAGAACCATATCGGGAGTAGCTATTGTTGCAGTTATGTGCCATCCTCATGAATGCCCACATGGAAGATGTTTTTATTGTCCAGAAAGTGATGTTGCACCTCCTAGCTATACTGGTGAAGAACCAGCAGCACTTAGAGCTAGAATGTTTAAATTTGATCCATATGACCAAACATATAATCGACTTAAACAGTTGTCTACAGTAGGACACCCAATAGATAAAGTAGAACTAATAATAATGGGAGGAACATTTCCTTCAAGAGAATCATCATACCAAGAATGGTTTATATCACAATGTTTAAAAGCAATGAATGATTTTGGAGATAGTTCTAAAAAGAATAGTTCTAAAGGAGATAAATCTAAAGTATATAATTTTAAAGAATCTAATTCTAAAGAAGCTAATTTTAAAGCATATAATTCTAAAAAAGATAATTCTAGAGAGAATATTTTTAAAAAGGTTAAAACATATCCTCCCTATGGTTATGTTTTACTTGAAGATGTTCAAAAAGCTAATGAAGATGCAAAAGTTCGTTGCATAGGAATGACCTTTGAAACAAGACCGGATTTCTGTAAAATAGAAGATGTAAATAGAATGCTTAAAATGGGAGTCACACGAGTAGAACTTGGAGTTCAAACCTTATATGATGACATATATGAAAAAATGGAAAGAGGTCATACAATAAAAGATGTTATAAATGCAAATCAGATACTTAGAGATTCTGGAATTAAAGTAGCTATGCATCTTATGCCAGGATTACTCCAAACTCCTGATGAAGATTATGAAATGTTTAAAGCATTGTTTGAAAATCCAAACTTCAAACCAGATATGTTAAAAATTTACCCCTGTCTTGTAACAAAAGGAAGTAAATTATATGATTTATGGAAAAAAGGAGAATATACTCCTTATACAGATGAAGAAGCTGTAGATTTAATTGTTAAAATTAAAAAAATTCTTCCAAAATGGGTAAGAACGATGCGAATCCAAAGAGATATTCCAGCTAAATTAATAGAAGCAGGAGTTAAAAAATCAAACCTTGGAGAGCTTGTTTATAATAAACTTGAGGAGGAAGAAGTGAACTGTAACTGTATAAGATGCAGAGAGATAGGGCATAAAATAAATAAATCAAAAAAAGACTTAAAATTAAATTATAATGATTTTAAACTATTTAAAGAGGAATATGAAGCTACTGGGGGTAGAGAAATTTTCTTATCTTTTGAAGATGATATGGAAGAAACCATAGCTGGTTTTTTAAGATTAAGATTCCCATCAGAGAAAGCTCATAGAAAAGAAATTACAAAATCAACAGCAATAGTTAGAGAACTTCATGTTTATGGAAATATGCTAGAAATAGGATCAAAAGGAAAAAATATTGGTCAGCACACAGGCTTTGGAGAAAAACTCCTTAAAAAAGCTGAAGAAATAGCTATTAAAAATAGTAAAGATAAGATGGTAATAATTAGTGGAATAGGAGCTAGAAATTATTACTGTAAGTTTGGATATGAACTAGAAGGTCCTTATATGGTAAAAAAATTGATATAA